The following are encoded together in the Nocardioides thalensis genome:
- a CDS encoding helicase HerA-like domain-containing protein — protein MTEASTSAEPTPPPAHPIEQEIAPGYQFQGAALELGGLMADASTLTGTRIRIPLAMLNRHGLVAGATGTGKTKTLQLMAEQLSAAGVPVFAADIKGDLSGLAVPGEGGEQVTARAASVGQQWTAQGFPVELFAIGGVGTGVPVRVTMAAFGPVLLAKVLGLNATQESSLELVFHYAKQKELPLVSLADLRAIVKFLASPEGKADLKELGGLSSATAGVILRELIGFSDQGADAFFGQPELDTADFLRVVDGKGVISLLELPNLQDRPALFSTFLMWLLGDLFRDLPEEGDLDQPKLVFFFDEAHLLFDDASEAFLDQIAQTVRLIRSKGVGVFFVTQSPTDVPDEVLAQLGSRIQHQLRAHTPNDAKALKATVSTYPHSAYDDLGQVLTSLGIGEAVVTVMSEKGAPTPVAWTRLRAPESLMDPAPAATADGIVAASPLASKYAAAPPTESAEDLLAQRQADAAEKAEAEKSAKAGPEAGSKKEPQKKSDRGGAIRDAVLDNVDDVAAAIAPHGKKQMARSITNALKKVFRR, from the coding sequence ATGACCGAGGCGTCGACGTCCGCAGAGCCCACCCCTCCGCCCGCGCACCCGATCGAGCAGGAGATCGCCCCCGGCTACCAGTTCCAGGGCGCCGCTCTCGAGCTCGGCGGGCTGATGGCCGACGCCTCGACGCTGACCGGCACCCGCATCCGGATCCCGCTGGCGATGCTCAACCGTCACGGCCTCGTCGCCGGCGCGACCGGCACGGGCAAGACGAAGACGCTCCAGCTGATGGCGGAGCAGCTGTCCGCGGCCGGCGTACCGGTCTTCGCCGCCGACATCAAGGGCGACCTGTCCGGCCTGGCGGTGCCGGGAGAGGGTGGTGAGCAGGTCACCGCGCGAGCCGCGTCGGTCGGGCAGCAGTGGACCGCGCAGGGATTTCCTGTCGAGCTGTTCGCCATCGGCGGCGTCGGCACCGGCGTGCCGGTGCGGGTGACGATGGCGGCGTTCGGCCCGGTGCTGCTGGCGAAGGTGCTCGGCCTCAACGCGACGCAGGAGTCCTCGCTCGAGCTGGTCTTCCACTACGCCAAGCAGAAGGAGCTGCCGCTCGTCAGCCTGGCCGACCTGCGCGCGATCGTGAAGTTCCTCGCGTCGCCCGAGGGCAAGGCCGACCTGAAGGAGCTCGGCGGGCTGTCGAGCGCGACGGCCGGTGTCATCCTCCGTGAGCTGATCGGGTTCTCCGACCAGGGCGCGGACGCGTTCTTCGGCCAGCCCGAGCTCGACACCGCCGACTTCCTGCGGGTGGTCGACGGGAAGGGCGTGATCTCGCTGCTCGAGCTGCCGAACCTCCAGGACCGCCCCGCGCTCTTCTCGACCTTCCTGATGTGGCTGCTCGGCGACCTGTTCCGCGACCTGCCGGAGGAGGGCGACCTCGACCAGCCGAAGCTGGTGTTCTTCTTCGACGAGGCGCACCTGCTGTTCGACGACGCGTCCGAGGCGTTCCTCGACCAGATCGCCCAGACCGTGCGGCTGATCCGCTCCAAGGGCGTCGGCGTCTTCTTCGTGACCCAGTCGCCGACCGACGTCCCCGACGAGGTGCTGGCCCAGCTCGGGTCGCGGATCCAGCACCAGCTGCGGGCGCACACGCCCAACGACGCGAAGGCGCTCAAGGCGACTGTGTCGACCTATCCGCACAGCGCGTACGACGACCTCGGGCAGGTGCTCACCTCGCTCGGCATCGGCGAGGCGGTCGTGACCGTGATGAGCGAGAAGGGCGCACCCACGCCCGTCGCCTGGACGCGGCTGCGCGCCCCCGAGTCGCTGATGGACCCGGCGCCGGCCGCGACCGCCGACGGCATCGTCGCCGCCTCGCCGCTGGCGTCGAAGTACGCCGCGGCGCCGCCCACCGAGTCCGCCGAGGACCTGCTCGCGCAGCGTCAGGCCGACGCGGCCGAGAAGGCCGAGGCCGAGAAGTCAGCGAAGGCCGGGCCCGAGGCCGGCTCGAAGAAGGAGCCGCAGAAGAAGTCCGACCGCGGCGGGGCGATCAGGGACGCGGTCCTCGACAACGTCGACGACGTCGCGGCAGCGATCGCCCCGCACGGCAAGAAGCAGATGGCGCGGTCGATCACCAACGCCTTGAAGAAGGTCTTCCGGCGCTAG
- a CDS encoding wax ester/triacylglycerol synthase family O-acyltransferase produces the protein MTHTRMTGADASFLYLETPSVHMHTLKIAVVEPNADMTFDNLVAGTLARLRQMPALRRRVVPVPFHLNHPVVVTQRRIEPTRHFFRHHLGGAATWRDVEEAIGRIAGQQLARDVPLWQIHLLEGLADGSTVIVGKIHHSLADGNAANAMLGNLTDIRTADGFETPWRDPADATPLPSRARLALEALRDAVLQVGLLPRLLAATARGVVGMLRYRRRTDTGVPVPVAHAPRVSFNGPLTPLRSFATVTLPLADLKAVRKEHGVTLNDVVLGVVSGALRRWMAEHGERPAMSLTAGVPVGLDHGGSGPRLVGNAVSNLFTTLATDVDDPAERLRRISRTAAHAKEINKRLGSTMLTEWSQFTPPAPFSYAVRLYSRFRAARLHPAAFSAIVSNVPGPRERISIGGARLSDIFSVGPLVDGIGLNVTVWSYVDRMNFSLLACPDLLPDVEALAAYLPAALDELRPDREAEKQRSSGGAGASARPEQRRETA, from the coding sequence ATGACGCACACGCGGATGACCGGCGCCGACGCCAGCTTCCTCTACCTCGAGACGCCATCGGTGCACATGCACACGCTCAAGATCGCCGTGGTCGAGCCCAACGCCGACATGACGTTCGACAACCTCGTCGCGGGCACCCTCGCGCGGCTGCGGCAGATGCCGGCGCTGCGCCGGCGCGTCGTGCCGGTGCCGTTCCACCTCAACCACCCGGTCGTGGTCACGCAACGGCGCATCGAGCCGACCCGTCACTTCTTCCGCCACCACCTCGGCGGCGCCGCCACCTGGCGTGACGTCGAGGAGGCGATCGGCCGGATCGCCGGCCAGCAGCTGGCACGCGACGTGCCGCTGTGGCAGATCCACCTGCTGGAGGGCCTCGCGGACGGCAGCACGGTCATCGTCGGCAAGATCCACCACTCGCTCGCCGACGGCAACGCCGCCAACGCGATGCTCGGCAACCTCACCGACATCCGCACCGCCGACGGGTTCGAGACGCCATGGCGCGACCCGGCCGACGCGACCCCGCTGCCGTCGAGGGCACGGCTCGCGCTGGAGGCGCTCCGCGACGCGGTGCTCCAGGTCGGCCTCCTGCCGCGGCTGCTCGCGGCGACCGCGCGCGGCGTGGTGGGGATGCTCCGCTACCGACGGCGTACCGACACCGGCGTGCCCGTGCCGGTCGCCCACGCACCGAGGGTCTCCTTCAACGGGCCGCTCACGCCGCTTCGCTCGTTCGCCACGGTGACGCTGCCGCTCGCCGACCTGAAGGCGGTCCGCAAGGAGCACGGGGTCACCCTCAACGACGTCGTCCTCGGCGTCGTCTCCGGCGCGCTGCGTCGCTGGATGGCGGAGCACGGCGAGCGGCCCGCGATGTCGCTGACCGCCGGCGTACCGGTCGGGCTCGACCACGGCGGCAGCGGGCCCCGGCTGGTGGGCAACGCCGTGTCCAACCTGTTCACCACCCTCGCCACCGACGTCGACGACCCCGCCGAACGGTTGCGACGGATCTCCCGCACCGCCGCGCACGCCAAGGAGATCAACAAGCGGCTCGGCAGCACGATGTTGACGGAGTGGAGCCAGTTCACGCCGCCGGCGCCGTTCAGCTACGCGGTGCGGCTCTACAGCAGGTTCCGCGCGGCGCGCCTGCACCCGGCGGCGTTCTCGGCGATCGTGTCCAACGTGCCCGGCCCGCGCGAGCGGATCAGCATCGGCGGCGCGCGTCTCTCCGACATCTTCAGCGTCGGCCCGCTGGTGGACGGCATCGGCCTCAACGTCACGGTCTGGTCGTACGTCGACCGGATGAACTTCTCGCTACTGGCCTGCCCGGATCTCCTGCCCGACGTCGAGGCGCTGGCGGCGTACCTCCCTGCGGCGCTCGACGAGCTCCGTCCGGACCGCGAGGCCGAGAAGCAGCGGTCGTCCGGAGGCGCGGGGGCGTCTGCACGTCCCGAGCAGCGGCGGGAGACGGCATGA
- a CDS encoding esterase/lipase family protein: protein MYDFEAERAAADGRTSAATGGPARALMYLELPRWLGEYAASRTLDLVTPARDVGHGRPVLVVPGFSANDAMTGRLRGHLRRHGFRVHGWKLGRNHGLTDRLVDGLSQRFSELVEDYDEPVSIVGWSFGGLLARWLAHEHAADVRQIVCLGSPWRAEGERTRATAMFERSRERYGISDRAQEIVDIARRPVPVPTTAVWSKTDGIVPWHGCRVDDATDPAPAENIEVLSSHVGMVASPLVLAAVVDRLAQDPADWHPFSWRALVPGLTS from the coding sequence GTGTACGACTTCGAGGCGGAGCGCGCTGCGGCCGACGGCCGCACGAGCGCGGCCACGGGCGGCCCCGCGCGCGCCCTGATGTACCTGGAGCTCCCGCGCTGGCTCGGCGAGTACGCCGCGTCGCGGACCCTCGACCTGGTCACGCCGGCCCGCGACGTGGGCCACGGCCGCCCGGTCCTGGTGGTCCCCGGGTTCTCGGCCAACGACGCGATGACCGGCCGGCTGCGTGGCCACCTGCGCCGGCACGGGTTCCGCGTCCACGGATGGAAGCTCGGCCGCAACCACGGGCTCACCGATCGCCTGGTCGACGGCCTGTCCCAGCGGTTCTCCGAGCTCGTCGAGGACTACGACGAGCCGGTCAGCATCGTCGGCTGGAGCTTCGGCGGCCTGCTCGCCCGCTGGCTCGCGCACGAGCACGCGGCCGACGTACGCCAGATCGTGTGCCTCGGCTCCCCGTGGCGCGCCGAGGGCGAGCGCACCCGCGCCACCGCGATGTTCGAGCGCTCCCGTGAGCGCTATGGGATCTCCGACCGGGCGCAGGAGATCGTCGACATCGCCCGCCGTCCGGTGCCCGTGCCGACGACTGCGGTCTGGTCCAAGACCGACGGCATCGTGCCCTGGCACGGTTGCCGGGTCGACGACGCCACCGACCCCGCGCCGGCCGAGAACATCGAGGTGCTCAGCTCCCACGTCGGCATGGTCGCCAGCCCGCTGGTGCTCGCCGCGGTGGTCGACCGGCTCGCGCAGGACCCGGCCGACTGGCACCCGTTCAGCTGGCGCGCTCTCGTCCCCGGGCTGACCTCATGA
- a CDS encoding alpha/beta fold hydrolase: MTFRAVGRATARAGRAALRASGPLVVRGLRGLTDGVVPDVAVPPAGRAVDLPGRGSTHVVDLPGPGADAPVVLLMHGIATTGSLTWFSVLEELSRTYRVVTFDQRWHGRGIRSDRFALDDCADDAAAVLDALGIERAVVVGYSMGGASAQVMWHRHPQRVAGLVLCSTAARWQGHLGERVFFLGLRAANLGLLSVAASKVRAHAEMLPEDVAEEAELRAWCMAELKSTSPWALPVVLGELGRFDSADWIGDVSVPTGVVITARDRAIPTARQRELAMLVPQATVREAPGGHASLVFDLGNWKPVFLEVLGEVADEAAKTAAAG, translated from the coding sequence ATGACCTTTCGCGCCGTCGGCCGGGCAACGGCCCGGGCCGGTCGCGCGGCACTGCGCGCCAGCGGGCCGCTCGTCGTGCGCGGACTTCGCGGACTCACCGACGGCGTGGTCCCCGACGTGGCCGTGCCGCCCGCCGGTCGGGCCGTCGACCTGCCGGGTCGCGGCAGCACCCATGTCGTCGACCTTCCCGGGCCCGGTGCCGATGCGCCGGTCGTGCTGCTGATGCACGGCATCGCGACCACGGGGAGCCTGACCTGGTTCTCCGTGCTCGAGGAGCTGTCGCGCACCTATCGGGTGGTCACGTTCGACCAGCGATGGCACGGCCGGGGGATCCGCTCCGACCGGTTCGCCCTCGACGACTGCGCGGACGACGCGGCCGCGGTGCTCGACGCGCTGGGCATCGAGCGCGCCGTGGTCGTCGGCTACTCCATGGGCGGGGCGAGCGCCCAGGTGATGTGGCACCGTCACCCGCAGCGGGTCGCGGGCCTCGTCCTCTGCTCGACCGCCGCCCGTTGGCAGGGACACCTGGGAGAGCGGGTCTTCTTCCTCGGCCTGCGTGCCGCGAACCTGGGACTGCTCTCCGTGGCGGCGAGCAAGGTGCGCGCCCACGCCGAGATGCTCCCCGAGGACGTCGCCGAGGAGGCCGAACTGCGCGCTTGGTGCATGGCGGAGCTCAAGTCGACCAGTCCGTGGGCGCTTCCCGTCGTCCTCGGCGAGCTGGGCCGGTTCGACTCCGCCGACTGGATCGGCGACGTGTCCGTGCCCACCGGCGTGGTGATCACCGCAAGGGACCGGGCGATCCCGACCGCGCGACAGCGCGAGCTGGCGATGCTGGTCCCCCAGGCGACCGTCCGGGAGGCGCCGGGCGGGCACGCGTCGCTGGTGTTCGACCTCGGCAACTGGAAACCGGTGTTCCTCGAGGTGCTCGGCGAGGTCGCGGACGAGGCGGCGAAGACGGCGGCCGCGGGTTAG
- a CDS encoding LytR C-terminal domain-containing protein, with the protein MDIQASARSAATLVVLALVFVISVAWAWSQVTEPFPEAIDDPDCYDVLFATGEDITPEDVLVSVYNAGGRDGLAGETLDRLVRFGFGEGELGDAPKINGSAQIWTGEPDGAVARLLASYLGDGVKVVDQGSPAPGVTVVVGEKFPGVSKGSRAETAGEDTYVCSPPEQDPDTSE; encoded by the coding sequence GTGGACATCCAAGCCAGCGCCCGGTCGGCGGCGACCCTCGTCGTCCTCGCCCTGGTCTTCGTCATCAGCGTGGCGTGGGCGTGGTCGCAGGTGACCGAGCCGTTCCCCGAGGCGATCGACGACCCCGACTGCTACGACGTCCTGTTCGCGACGGGCGAGGACATCACTCCCGAGGACGTGCTGGTCAGCGTCTACAACGCGGGCGGGCGCGACGGTCTGGCGGGCGAGACCCTCGACCGGCTCGTCCGCTTCGGGTTCGGCGAGGGCGAGCTCGGGGACGCCCCCAAGATCAACGGCTCGGCGCAGATCTGGACCGGCGAGCCCGACGGCGCAGTCGCGCGGCTGCTCGCGTCCTACCTCGGCGACGGCGTGAAGGTCGTCGACCAGGGCTCACCCGCTCCCGGCGTCACGGTGGTGGTCGGCGAGAAGTTCCCCGGCGTCAGCAAGGGCTCGCGCGCCGAGACGGCCGGCGAGGACACCTACGTCTGCAGCCCTCCTGAGCAGGACCCAGACACGTCGGAGTAG
- a CDS encoding AMP-binding protein has protein sequence MNAVLATIGTVRRQLWAFRLLVSSGMLTLMRPDKYVGMMRVLRRYGTSATTGFALAAVRRPDGTAIVDERGTITWAELQDTSAALAVGLADLPGRPVTSVAVLARNHRGLVQALIASARLGVPTLLLNTGFSGPQLADVMEREGADLIIYDEEFAGLLGDVRARVDGLREVVAWTDTDVPGAATVDGLIAQYGGQHPPPPAGPGRVVLLTSGTTGTPKGARRSGGGADELAAMLERIPWRAEETVVVAAPIFHAWGFGQAVVAATMTCTIVMRRRFDPEATLRLVEEHSASGLAVVPVMLDRIVDLPPETLDRHRLPSLRFVTASGSRMRPDAVIAFMDRFGDVVHNSYNATEAGQISVALPSDLRVAPDTAGRPVVGTEVRLFDDNGRPVPVGEVGRIAVRGASPFEGYTHGGDKEQVEGYMVSGDVGRFDPEGRLYVVGRDDDMIVSGGENVYPVEVEKTIGALPEVREVAVVGVDDDQFGQRLAAYVVPAPGAGLEADAVRSHVKEQLAGYKVPRDVVFLEELPRNAAGKVVARDLPTAGSAS, from the coding sequence ATGAACGCCGTGCTCGCGACGATCGGCACCGTCCGCCGACAGCTGTGGGCGTTCCGGCTGCTGGTGAGCAGCGGGATGCTCACCCTGATGCGCCCCGACAAGTACGTCGGCATGATGCGCGTGCTGCGCCGCTACGGCACCAGCGCCACGACCGGATTCGCACTCGCTGCCGTGCGGCGGCCCGACGGCACCGCCATCGTCGACGAGCGCGGGACCATCACCTGGGCGGAGCTCCAGGACACCTCGGCGGCTCTTGCCGTCGGGCTGGCCGACCTCCCTGGACGCCCCGTCACCTCGGTCGCAGTGCTGGCGCGCAACCACCGCGGCCTGGTGCAGGCGCTGATCGCGAGCGCGCGGCTCGGCGTACCGACGCTCCTGCTCAACACCGGGTTCTCCGGTCCGCAGCTCGCCGACGTGATGGAGCGCGAGGGTGCGGACCTGATCATCTACGACGAGGAGTTCGCCGGGCTCCTGGGTGACGTGCGGGCGCGGGTCGACGGCCTGCGCGAGGTCGTCGCGTGGACCGACACCGACGTCCCCGGGGCCGCGACCGTCGACGGCCTCATCGCGCAGTACGGCGGCCAGCACCCGCCCCCGCCGGCCGGACCGGGCCGGGTCGTGCTGCTGACCTCCGGCACGACGGGCACGCCGAAGGGCGCCCGCCGCAGCGGCGGCGGCGCCGACGAGCTGGCCGCGATGCTGGAGCGCATCCCGTGGCGCGCGGAGGAGACCGTGGTCGTGGCCGCTCCGATCTTCCATGCCTGGGGCTTCGGCCAGGCCGTGGTCGCGGCGACGATGACGTGCACGATCGTGATGCGCCGGAGGTTCGATCCCGAGGCGACACTGCGCCTCGTCGAGGAGCACTCCGCGAGCGGACTCGCGGTCGTGCCCGTCATGCTGGACCGGATCGTCGACCTGCCGCCGGAGACGCTTGACCGCCACCGGCTCCCCAGCCTGAGGTTCGTGACCGCGAGCGGCTCGCGGATGCGGCCGGACGCGGTGATCGCGTTCATGGACCGGTTCGGGGACGTGGTCCACAACAGCTACAACGCCACCGAGGCGGGACAGATCAGCGTCGCGCTGCCCTCCGACCTGCGGGTGGCTCCGGACACAGCCGGCCGGCCGGTCGTCGGCACCGAGGTGCGGCTGTTCGACGACAACGGGCGCCCGGTCCCCGTGGGAGAGGTCGGCCGGATCGCGGTCCGCGGGGCGTCGCCGTTCGAGGGCTACACCCACGGCGGCGACAAGGAGCAGGTCGAGGGCTACATGGTCTCCGGTGACGTCGGCCGGTTCGACCCTGAGGGCCGGCTCTACGTGGTCGGTCGGGACGACGACATGATCGTCTCGGGCGGGGAGAACGTCTATCCGGTCGAGGTCGAGAAGACGATCGGAGCGCTGCCCGAGGTCCGCGAGGTCGCGGTCGTGGGCGTGGACGACGACCAGTTCGGGCAGCGGCTGGCCGCGTACGTCGTACCGGCTCCTGGCGCCGGCCTGGAGGCCGACGCGGTGCGCAGCCACGTCAAGGAGCAGCTCGCCGGCTACAAGGTGCCGCGGGACGTGGTATTCCTTGAGGAGCTGCCGCGCAACGCGGCGGGGAAGGTCGTCGCCCGCGATCTGCCGACGGCGGGAAGCGCCTCATGA
- a CDS encoding type II toxin-antitoxin system VapB family antitoxin — MIFKRVGDGRPYPDHGLDAKGWAAVPPRQVRLDDLVTTKDTLQLAALLDEDSTFFGDLFAHVVLWQGEYYLEDGLHRALRAALQQRNVLHARVIRMEG; from the coding sequence GTGATCTTCAAGCGCGTGGGTGACGGGCGCCCGTATCCCGACCACGGGCTCGATGCCAAGGGGTGGGCAGCGGTGCCGCCGCGCCAGGTGCGGCTCGACGACCTGGTCACCACCAAGGACACGCTGCAGCTGGCCGCCCTGCTCGACGAGGACTCGACGTTCTTCGGCGACCTGTTCGCCCACGTCGTCCTGTGGCAGGGCGAGTACTACCTCGAGGACGGCCTCCACCGCGCCCTGCGCGCGGCGCTCCAGCAGCGCAACGTGCTGCACGCGCGGGTCATCCGGATGGAAGGCTGA
- a CDS encoding prolipoprotein diacylglyceryl transferase, giving the protein MPDLPLERLGPVPAHELFVGLGVLVAAAVFVVEARRREQTDERLVYVVAGALVGGALFMRLGTWLQHVDLRENATLAEQWAYGNRSVLGGIVGAWLGVHVAKRLAGYRLRTGDLFAPAVALGMAVGRIGCFLTELPGTPTDLPWAVHADGVARHPSFLYEIAFHLAAFAAIWWWLRHRELPPGTTFVWYVAAYGTFRYLVEFVRGNEVVWAGMTRPQLFLLCTIPLVLARIGWQWRRGVYGAPVVEVRGRPRPSLETSGAGDPS; this is encoded by the coding sequence ATGCCCGACCTGCCGCTGGAGCGGCTCGGCCCCGTGCCCGCCCACGAGCTGTTCGTGGGACTGGGCGTGCTGGTGGCCGCGGCGGTGTTCGTCGTCGAGGCGCGGCGCCGCGAACAGACCGACGAGCGACTCGTCTACGTCGTGGCCGGCGCGCTCGTGGGCGGCGCGCTCTTCATGCGGCTCGGCACCTGGCTCCAGCACGTCGACCTGCGGGAGAACGCGACACTCGCGGAGCAGTGGGCCTACGGCAACCGCTCGGTCCTCGGGGGCATCGTCGGCGCCTGGCTCGGCGTCCACGTCGCCAAGCGGCTCGCCGGCTACCGCCTCCGCACCGGCGACCTGTTCGCACCCGCCGTCGCCCTGGGCATGGCGGTCGGCCGGATCGGCTGCTTCCTCACCGAGCTGCCCGGCACGCCCACCGACCTGCCGTGGGCCGTCCACGCCGACGGCGTCGCCCGGCACCCGTCGTTCCTCTACGAGATCGCCTTCCACCTCGCCGCCTTCGCGGCGATCTGGTGGTGGCTGCGCCACCGCGAGCTGCCACCCGGCACCACGTTCGTCTGGTACGTCGCCGCGTACGGGACGTTCCGGTACCTCGTCGAATTCGTGCGCGGCAACGAGGTGGTGTGGGCGGGGATGACGCGTCCTCAGCTGTTCCTGCTCTGCACGATCCCGCTGGTGCTGGCTCGGATCGGGTGGCAGTGGCGGCGGGGCGTGTACGGCGCTCCGGTGGTTGAGGTGCGAGGCCGCCCGCGGCCGAGCCTCGAAACCTCCGGAGCTGGAGATCCGTCATGA
- a CDS encoding flavin monoamine oxidase family protein, whose product MRVAVVGAGLSGLSCAWMLSQTGHDVVVLEARDRVGGRTWSTTLPNGVVVERGGEWIDADQHTIRRVCAVLGLPLAPHGVRFHRRRVGGAVPTLAQLEETLTRVSAEIPPEDCSLADAFERALGDEYAANPAFLRIATSTAGDPSRASARFHVARAEAARIDGAARVVGGNQRICTLMAGALGDRVRLRTPVVAVSATDDGAAVTTASGEELVADKVVVAVPLALLDEIEWEPGFPDLWRAGLRGVLTGSASKLSVPTTSTGRPDGVQHPHAAWWAWNSLDPAGDDGVAAVSCFAGGDDARNGLAVGAGPHTWTRALAELRPELELRTHDALLTDWHEDPWCRGGYSYVMTGRHPAANDTLGQPVGPLLLAGEYTAGPASGTMDGALASGFRTFHLLAAGDGPP is encoded by the coding sequence ATGCGCGTCGCGGTCGTCGGTGCCGGCCTGTCGGGGTTGTCGTGTGCGTGGATGCTGAGCCAGACCGGCCACGACGTGGTCGTGCTCGAGGCCCGCGACCGTGTCGGCGGGCGCACCTGGTCGACCACCCTCCCGAACGGCGTCGTCGTCGAGCGCGGCGGCGAGTGGATCGACGCCGACCAGCACACGATCCGTCGCGTGTGCGCCGTGCTCGGGCTGCCGCTGGCGCCGCACGGCGTGAGGTTCCACCGCCGGCGGGTCGGCGGCGCCGTACCGACCCTGGCGCAGCTGGAGGAGACGCTGACCCGGGTCAGCGCCGAGATCCCGCCCGAGGACTGCTCGCTCGCGGACGCGTTCGAGCGCGCGTTGGGGGACGAGTACGCCGCGAACCCCGCCTTCCTGCGGATCGCGACGTCGACCGCCGGAGACCCCTCACGCGCATCCGCCCGGTTCCACGTCGCCCGCGCCGAGGCGGCGCGGATCGACGGCGCGGCGCGGGTGGTCGGCGGCAACCAGCGCATCTGCACCCTCATGGCCGGGGCCCTCGGCGACCGGGTGCGGCTGCGGACGCCGGTGGTCGCCGTCAGCGCGACGGACGACGGCGCCGCGGTGACGACCGCGTCGGGCGAGGAGCTGGTGGCCGACAAGGTGGTGGTCGCCGTACCACTGGCGCTGCTGGACGAGATCGAGTGGGAGCCCGGGTTCCCCGACCTGTGGCGGGCCGGGCTGAGGGGCGTGCTGACCGGCAGCGCGAGCAAGCTGTCCGTGCCGACCACCTCGACCGGCCGGCCGGACGGCGTACAGCACCCGCACGCGGCGTGGTGGGCGTGGAACTCCCTCGACCCGGCCGGCGACGACGGCGTGGCGGCGGTGTCCTGCTTCGCGGGTGGCGACGACGCGCGCAACGGACTGGCGGTCGGCGCCGGCCCGCACACCTGGACCCGGGCGCTCGCCGAGCTCCGTCCCGAGCTCGAGCTGCGCACGCACGACGCGCTGCTCACGGACTGGCACGAGGACCCGTGGTGCCGCGGCGGTTACTCCTACGTGATGACCGGTCGCCACCCGGCCGCGAACGACACCCTCGGCCAGCCGGTCGGCCCGCTGCTGCTCGCCGGGGAGTACACCGCCGGCCCGGCCTCCGGGACGATGGATGGTGCACTGGCCAGCGGCTTCCGAACATTTCACCTCCTTGCCGCCGGAGATGGTCCACCCTGA
- a CDS encoding lysophospholipid acyltransferase family protein, whose product MSALADRDPSYVAAVLPLLRLAMRGYFRSEVRDMERVPEGGALMVGNHSGGFLAMDVPIIAVAFAETFGPDRPLYCLAHDMLFTGVAGPFMRKFGFVSADRESAHEVLSSGAVTIVFPGGDYDAYRPTLTANKIDFDGRTGYVRTALRAGVPIVPVVSIGGQEAQFHLTRGRWIGRHSPLKKLMRSDLFPLTFGFPFGLTPAGLNVPLPTKIVTQVLDAVDPAEVASDLGTDAEPEVVAAVDALVRARMQEALDELARQRKLPVLG is encoded by the coding sequence ATGAGCGCTCTCGCCGACCGCGACCCGTCGTACGTCGCCGCCGTCCTGCCCCTGCTCAGGCTCGCGATGCGCGGCTACTTCCGCTCCGAGGTGCGCGACATGGAGCGCGTGCCGGAGGGTGGCGCGCTGATGGTCGGCAACCACTCCGGCGGCTTCCTGGCGATGGACGTGCCGATCATCGCGGTGGCGTTCGCGGAGACCTTCGGCCCGGACCGCCCGCTCTACTGCCTCGCGCACGACATGCTCTTCACCGGCGTCGCCGGGCCGTTCATGCGGAAGTTCGGCTTCGTCAGCGCCGACCGGGAGAGCGCCCACGAGGTGCTCAGCTCGGGCGCCGTCACGATCGTGTTCCCGGGCGGCGACTACGACGCCTACCGGCCGACGCTGACGGCCAACAAGATCGACTTCGACGGGCGCACGGGCTACGTGCGCACCGCGCTCCGCGCCGGGGTGCCGATCGTTCCGGTCGTCTCGATCGGCGGCCAGGAGGCCCAGTTCCACCTGACCCGTGGCCGGTGGATCGGGCGGCACTCGCCCCTGAAGAAGCTGATGCGCAGCGACCTCTTCCCGCTGACGTTCGGGTTTCCGTTCGGGCTGACGCCCGCCGGCCTCAACGTGCCGCTGCCGACGAAGATCGTGACCCAGGTGCTCGATGCGGTCGACCCGGCCGAGGTGGCCTCGGACCTCGGGACCGACGCGGAGCCGGAGGTCGTCGCCGCGGTCGACGCCCTGGTCCGCGCGCGCATGCAGGAAGCCCTCGACGAGCTGGCGCGCCAGCGGAAGCTGCCGGTGCTCGGATGA
- a CDS encoding GIY-YIG nuclease family protein gives MPWAYLLECADRTYYAGSTVDLDARIWQHNHDDDLGAAYTRSRRPVVLVWSGGWFDRIDDAYAFEKQIQGWNRRKRQALINNEWHQLPALSRRSAVQRREAEADLPHPPAR, from the coding sequence ATGCCCTGGGCCTATCTGCTCGAGTGCGCTGACCGCACCTACTACGCCGGCAGCACCGTCGACCTCGACGCACGGATATGGCAGCACAACCACGACGACGACCTCGGCGCGGCCTACACGCGATCGCGACGCCCGGTGGTGTTGGTGTGGAGCGGCGGCTGGTTCGACCGCATCGACGATGCTTACGCGTTCGAGAAACAGATCCAGGGCTGGAACCGTCGCAAACGACAAGCCCTGATCAACAACGAGTGGCACCAGCTCCCAGCCCTCTCCCGCCGCTCCGCTGTACAACGCCGCGAGGCCGAGGCCGACCTCCCCCACCCGCCAGCCCGCTGA